The Nilaparvata lugens isolate BPH unplaced genomic scaffold, ASM1435652v1 scaffold10589, whole genome shotgun sequence DNA segment GTATTGACATGAATTCTAAAATAAGCGTTAAAAATGATTCTTGAAATACCTCTTTGAGTTTGAGGAAAGTTTGAGGTTCAGCCTCATCATCCTCGCCTTCATCAGCGTCAGTCCACTTCGAAACTATCCGTGTAGAATAGTTTGTGGTGAGTCAGAAAAAGAAGTGAGGATTCCATTTTTTATCGACAGATCTTCCAGGTACAATATGCCCTTTTTCCCGTGTTTCGCAGGTCCATTTCTTTACCTGTACAATCAATCAACCCCATTAAACCCGTTTACAAAAAAAAGACAAGAAgaacaatagaataatagaacAAATTAGAAAAAGGACAGTTCTGGGAAAAGCATAGGGAAAAGATAGCTTAgaagtagaaaaaaaataaaaatctcagtaccttttttgaattatttaatcacaacatcacacTTAATCACACTAgcaaatggcatcaatgttgaaacatgttgtgattaaataattcaaaaagggtactgagatttctattCTTAGCGTAAGAAGATTACCAAGGTGTAGGGcgttcatgtttcaaatttcactgttgaCTCGAGCCGATAAGGACtatctacagtgaggtccactttataatggcagtggagatagATAGGAAgacaacgttgtcgatcctctgtcttgtcaatgtctgagggtaactgataccggtttattgatgtaaaataaaggttcattctcgtttaaattatcaattgtatattatcaagcgataaattatatttctcaatgatttaataatactttttattatcaatttaaatattttgataactATCACATTTCTCATTGTTaaaaatcgatctggcaacagagcaaagagatagcgctatccgctttgttgatgATAGACAAGATAGCAAAAcccagaatagatacagaatggatcAACTATTAATCAAATGCCTATCAACCAATGTtttttacatggcacaaatactagTCACGTGACCTTAGAAAGTTCCAATCCttgtcttctgattggctcgcggcagtgaacgagatcaattgatccgatcagtaaagtgatccgaccTCCCAtgaatactattacaatgcggaacttcctaacaagatggcggattgtTGTGCCATCTACTAGCGGAGTTTCCATACTgtggcaataccattgctaatcaaacactgccattataacgtggacctctctatagtagttgtttttgtgaagctatgtgacgctggttgtctctcatactgtgccgttcttatactctcacccagccaaaacagtaataatagacagttatcggcttattaaatgaaaaagactgagaaattttcaaaaaaccacagatttattgatacttagaagaccggtttcggttattacaccattgtcaatctctgataaactcgtTTGTGTGATTGACAATGGTTATAAcagaaactggtctttctaaggccgttacagagctcgaccgaccgtcagtgcatatgtaccatcctgaccgtacgcatcgatgaatcagttttacacatttaGAGCTCGacccgtcagtgcgtatgcaccatcctgaccatacatcatttttctgactcacaaatGGATGCCTTTAAAGATTGTTTcattgcagcttattatcttcgtaaacgaaagattaaaaaacgtagatatcaagttcaccctATGATCATTTcatacatcattgcttgggtgtgaagatacatttttcaactacctcagaatCTCCATCAGatattttgatgagttatttcgagcttgtatcaccattgggaatacttgcagtcactttaagctacggatcaaataaatgtagataatattaatatatattatttttcaataaaaatttagaaatgattgaagaaatgtatagaaaaactctgaatcaaacatgacactattaattgaattaattcattataatattcaattcaatatcagctgattgtcgggcagaggtgtcagcacactggttatgttgcgatcgggctactgatcagtacagctctgaaagattctatttgtttcaatagcgcgtcagtcgaccgatggaacggatgggcacgagctcgaccgatggtaTTCGTACACTGTATAAAAagcatggtcctgaccgtgcgcatgcgtgccgtcagtcctgctctgtacaAATACATGGAATctctatggaaaagacaagcgcgactgacgtacgcactgacggtcggtcggcCTAAGGccgtttccgagctcgggatttagttaagatctagacttaaaacagctggagtcagaaaattagcttttcctacagataccttgaaaagtgagcatctctgcactgattgcaggccgcaaagaatcacttttccgctctagtgcgcaaagtattactttgcgtactccagatttgcagcatgacaacgcaaaatagttagtaggttatatggagcacaagtgcaggaaaatcaaaattaagttggtaacactgactgtggtatagtgaggtccacgttataatggcagtggagaacggcgttgccttgccattatttGCCTTGATTATAgacatttcaatgcttacataagataaacccccttgAAGCAGTcagattaattttcaattgaattactaatcattataatttgattattgttattcaatttaaaataaatttaagtttttattaataataaaattacacagaaaaacatttgatggatttcagggaattttacccataattacccactttccatattcaatggtaactgtaggaaaaaagtaatgtgaaatacgtgcgcaaagttcgtttgctgcactcaagaaaccattattccgcactcgcctacggctcgtgcgtaaacgtttctttcggtgcagcaaactgtcactttgcgcactagttgcacgaAGTTGTTGTTGTTCTCAGTTTTTAATTTCTcctttctataattggaaatgtttttccttgacgaatttaacatttctaaataattcaaaatagctgaaaatttacactattctctctttatttattttgttttaattttctagtttcttgaaatttaattcaaacgtgactgtgacaatgactacgactacgccccgtttcggaaagcctattttctgactccagctgttaaagtctagaactcaatcaaatcccgagctcggaaaccggccctaagtatcaataaatctgtggtttttggacaagttcttagtctttttcatttaatatgaatattaccacaatatcaacttctcaacaacACAAAATTATCGCTTATTTATTGACAGGGAACGCTGAGAATGTCCACTTCAATAGATGGAAGGATGCACTGACCTTGTTCGGGCTTCATCATGACCGAAGCCTCGTCTCCACCCTCTGGCAACTTCTTGTGCTTGAGAATGATCTTGTGGCGCAGACTGTAGGGCGACGGCAGCCGCGTCTCGTGCTTGGCAACGGGCTGCACCAGCAGCATGTCACCAAACACCTCCTGCATTGTCACCGCCATGTTGCGCTGTTGCGGCAGCGAACAGTTGTCCTCGA contains these protein-coding regions:
- the LOC120355370 gene encoding 1-phosphatidylinositol 4,5-bisphosphate phosphodiesterase gamma plc-3-like, translating into FPVILSIEDNCSLPQQRNMAVTMQEVFGDMLLVQPVAKHETRLPSPYSLRHKIILKHKKLPEGGDEASVMMKPEQGKEMDLRNTGKRAYCTWKICR